From a region of the Malania oleifera isolate guangnan ecotype guangnan chromosome 12, ASM2987363v1, whole genome shotgun sequence genome:
- the LOC131145015 gene encoding uncharacterized protein LOC131145015: MKVDFMHHFHSFFIHIFYKKALYKFPPQTFFRYHHPRLSPNLPFRSASSFTEMEHKATLRLLLLFMALSFILISSAAVPTTRSLNSNIENPSVQDSWAQGTAVDLRGKEKWAEVEGGYAERRMEVETTDYPGAGANNHHDPRTPGRN, encoded by the exons ATGAAAGTTGACTTTATgcatcattttcattcattttttatCCATATATTTTATAAGAAGGCCCTATATAAATTCCCTCCTCAAACTTTCTTCCGCTATCACCATCCTCGGCTCTCTCCCAATCTGCCCTTCAGATCTGCTTCCAGCTTCACCGAGATGGAGCACAAGGCCACACTTCGACTTCTTCTTCTGTTTATGGCTCTTTCCTTCATTCTGATCTCCTCCGCTGCCGTTCCCACGACCA GAAGCCTCAATTCAAACATTGAAAATCCATCAGTCCAGGATTCATGGGcacag GGCACTGCAGTGGACTTGAGGGGTAAAGAAAAGTGGGCAGAAGTGGAAGGAGGATATGCTGAGAGGAGAATGGAGGTGGAAACCACAGATTACCCCGGAGCAGGAGCAAACAACCACCATGACCCAAGGACTCCCGGAAGAAATTGA